From Alphaproteobacteria bacterium, the proteins below share one genomic window:
- a CDS encoding site-specific tyrosine recombinase XerD: protein MLLVERAASTNSTDSYRRDLEGLAEFLRPRNLSFEKASRHDIEDYLKDLHKRSYASRTVARKLSCFRQFFRFLYQENIRSDDPAALIDSPRKGSALPKVMSTEAVDTLLKAVHKGNTPDTVRMAAMLELLYASGLRVSELVSLKLAALVHGDMKKLPTKSDIAEYLIIKGKGGKERFVPLNSSAQQAVANYIEIRPHFMPENTTSPWLFPSASKDGYLTRQRFGQMLKTLSVEAGLDHRRISPHTLRHSFATHLLGGGADLRVIQELLGHSDISTTQVYTHVQNEPLAKLVNAHHPLTRKRK, encoded by the coding sequence ATGTTGCTAGTGGAGCGTGCCGCATCAACCAACAGCACCGATAGTTATCGCCGCGATTTAGAAGGGTTGGCTGAATTTTTGCGCCCACGAAACCTAAGTTTCGAAAAAGCAAGCCGCCACGATATTGAAGATTATCTGAAAGATTTGCACAAGCGAAGCTATGCCAGCCGTACAGTAGCGCGCAAACTTTCATGCTTCCGGCAGTTTTTCCGTTTTTTGTATCAGGAAAATATCCGTTCTGATGATCCGGCGGCGCTTATTGACAGCCCGCGCAAAGGAAGTGCGTTGCCCAAGGTGATGAGCACCGAAGCGGTGGACACATTATTGAAAGCCGTGCATAAGGGCAATACCCCCGACACTGTACGTATGGCGGCAATGTTAGAATTGCTTTATGCCAGTGGATTGCGTGTGTCGGAATTGGTGAGTTTAAAACTTGCGGCATTGGTACATGGCGATATGAAAAAACTCCCGACAAAGTCAGATATTGCAGAATATTTGATTATTAAAGGCAAGGGTGGCAAAGAGCGTTTTGTGCCGTTAAACAGCAGTGCCCAACAAGCGGTGGCGAATTATATTGAAATTCGTCCGCATTTTATGCCCGAAAACACCACTTCGCCGTGGCTGTTTCCTTCTGCTTCTAAAGACGGGTATCTGACACGTCAGCGGTTTGGGCAAATGCTCAAAACCCTATCGGTTGAGGCTGGATTAGACCATCGTCGCATATCGCCGCACACATTACGTCACTCATTTGCCACGCACTTGTTGGGCGGTGGGGCAGATCTGCGGGTTATTCAAGAGCTGTTGGGGCATTCTGATATTTCAACCACACAAGTTTATACCCATGTGCAAAATGAACCACTCGCCAAGCTGGTTAATGCGCATCACCCCCTTACGCGTAAGCGTAAATAG
- a CDS encoding lipid A deacylase LpxR family protein, translating to MLESSNMQKNLLNTTLIAAAIFVAQPAFAQETPKEAPPPVQDPLQPVPWKVKRVEDTAPDTVSDPLSARELNKIENAPHKKGTLSFTLENDVFSGNDDGYTNGFRASWTTAADKMPFLLAPIAKSIPMFPVNGDKRVSYGFGQSMFTPNDIEAYTLQPNDRPYAGWLYGSVGLVSDTGTQFDTLELTLGVVGPASLAKQTQRAVHEYITDSPEPHGWYHQLENEPGIILSYDRKWRSFYQFSALGHGVDFTPGVGASVGNVMTDAKMGATVRFGRNLPSDYGPPRVRPALSGSDFFIPTKGFSWYVFAGAEGRYVARNIFLDGNTYQDSHSVDKEHWVGDVQTGIALTFQEWRVAYTHVFRTREYETQKDAESFGAFTVSTQF from the coding sequence ATGCTTGAAAGCTCCAACATGCAAAAAAACCTGTTGAATACTACCCTTATAGCAGCAGCTATATTTGTGGCGCAGCCTGCCTTTGCGCAAGAAACCCCCAAAGAAGCTCCCCCTCCGGTGCAGGATCCCTTACAGCCGGTTCCATGGAAAGTAAAGCGTGTGGAAGACACCGCGCCTGACACCGTGAGCGATCCTCTGAGCGCCCGTGAGCTGAACAAAATAGAAAATGCACCGCACAAAAAAGGTACATTAAGCTTTACCTTGGAGAATGATGTTTTTAGCGGCAATGACGATGGCTATACCAATGGCTTTCGCGCTTCATGGACGACTGCCGCCGACAAAATGCCATTTTTGCTGGCACCTATTGCCAAATCTATCCCTATGTTTCCAGTAAATGGCGACAAAAGAGTGAGTTATGGATTCGGGCAAAGCATGTTTACCCCAAACGACATTGAAGCATATACGCTGCAACCCAACGACCGCCCCTATGCCGGTTGGCTGTACGGCAGCGTTGGCCTTGTCTCCGACACTGGCACGCAATTCGATACATTAGAATTAACATTGGGTGTGGTAGGCCCTGCCTCCCTTGCCAAACAGACGCAACGCGCAGTTCATGAGTATATTACCGACAGCCCGGAGCCACATGGTTGGTATCACCAATTAGAAAATGAACCGGGAATAATTTTAAGCTATGACCGTAAATGGCGCAGCTTTTATCAATTTAGCGCTCTGGGACATGGCGTAGATTTCACTCCGGGTGTTGGGGCATCTGTAGGTAATGTAATGACCGATGCCAAAATGGGGGCAACCGTGCGCTTTGGCCGCAACCTGCCTTCTGATTATGGCCCACCTCGCGTACGCCCTGCCCTTTCCGGTTCAGATTTTTTCATTCCGACGAAAGGTTTTAGCTGGTATGTGTTTGCCGGTGCCGAAGGGCGTTATGTAGCGCGCAACATCTTTTTGGATGGCAACACCTATCAAGACAGCCACTCCGTGGATAAAGAACATTGGGTAGGCGATGTGCAAACCGGTATTGCGCTCACCTTTCAAGAATGGCGCGTGGCGTATACCCATGTATTCCGCACCCGTGAATACGAAACACAAAAAGATGCCGAATCCTTCGGCGCTTTCACAGTTTCCACTCAGTTTTAA
- a CDS encoding shikimate kinase → MTLKANIPDSNATSSESRSMGVVDKPIVLVGLMGAGKSSIGKRLAKAIKVPFRDSEYEITQAAACSITDIFEIYGESMFRDLERRVMTRLLTEEKPAVIATGGGAFIQPKIREAVKQNAVSIWLDADVDVLYERVSRKRSRPLLEKGDKRQILQDLLTERTPYYAEATITISSDMGAHENVVSKALEALTPYFPAEDT, encoded by the coding sequence ATGACACTCAAAGCCAATATTCCAGACTCCAATGCAACTTCATCCGAATCACGTTCAATGGGTGTGGTTGACAAACCCATTGTGCTAGTCGGACTCATGGGCGCTGGCAAATCCAGCATTGGTAAGCGCTTGGCCAAAGCAATCAAAGTTCCGTTTAGGGATTCCGAATATGAAATAACGCAAGCAGCGGCTTGTAGCATTACCGACATCTTTGAAATTTACGGCGAAAGCATGTTTCGCGATTTAGAAAGAAGAGTAATGACGCGCTTGCTAACCGAAGAAAAACCTGCGGTTATCGCCACTGGCGGCGGGGCATTTATTCAGCCAAAAATACGCGAAGCAGTAAAACAAAACGCCGTCTCAATTTGGCTTGATGCGGATGTTGATGTATTATATGAGCGCGTTTCGCGTAAGCGCAGCCGCCCTTTGCTAGAAAAAGGCGACAAACGCCAAATTTTACAAGACTTACTGACAGAGCGCACTCCGTATTATGCAGAAGCCACCATTACCATCAGCAGCGATATGGGCGCGCACGAAAATGTTGTATCCAAAGCGCTCGAAGCCCTCACCCCTTATTTTCCTGCCGAGGATACCTGA